In one window of Helianthus annuus cultivar XRQ/B chromosome 17, HanXRQr2.0-SUNRISE, whole genome shotgun sequence DNA:
- the LOC118489179 gene encoding uncharacterized protein LOC118489179, whose product MTDEVSSVFTFVRRVSVRKSGDGRGAVMVLLMCKLQLRSRLECGSRFSLGSRPVSGSSSGRRQSTPVDISSGNHVRSLGFSNLYSCIISRNLHTQPLLMRTMLRNEVALMPRYTYRR is encoded by the exons ATGACCGACGAAGTTTCATCGGTCTTTACTTTTGTCCGACGGGTTTCTGTTCGGAAGTCCGGCGACGGTCGTGGAGCAGTGATGGTGCTGCTGATGTGCAAGCTTCAGCTTAGATCTCGGCTCGAGTGCGGGTCTCGGTTCAGTCTCGGCTCACGTCCGGTTTCGGGTTCGAGTTCCGGCCGACGTCAATCAACTCCGGTCGACATCAGTTCG GGTAATCATGTTCGTTCTCTCGGATTTTCCAATCTTTACTCGTGCATTATTTCAAGAAACCTCCATacgcaaccact gttgatgaggacgatgctaagaaatgaagtagcgttgatgcctagatacacatatagacgctAG